The region CACTTCTTCTAGGTCTTGAACAAGCAACTCATAGGCTGCAGCTGTGATTCTTCGAGCTTGTCTGCGACTCAAGCGATAAGTTTCGGCCACATGGGCCGTAACAACTGTGGCGCCATTACCTTCAGCGAGCATGGAAGCAGCCTCTCCAACGCGAAGTTCTAATTCAGCTTTTGTTGCTCTAGCCATACTCATAAAATCGTCCAAGACCTAGTGCTCCAGGCACTTCTGCTATAGCAAGGGATTCAAGCAGTTGTTAGCGCTTTGTTGGCTCAAAAGGGCAAACAAAAAATTGGCTTAGCTAGACTATAGCCAAACCTATTGCAAATAAAGAGTTTTACCAGTCGGGGCGACAGGATTCGAACCTGCGACCTAGTGCTCCCAAAGCATTGGGTTGTCAAGATGAGACAGGGGCATAAATCTAGTCACTCACTGAGAACTATCTAGTTATCAGAATGGGTTTGAGACTCACTATTGTGTGATAATCCTGCTTGGTTTTAAATATATTCAACCAGGAGCTACCCCTAGAGCTACCCCTCAAAGTCCACTCCCCAATGAAAGCTAGAAGTACATCTGAAGAGTGGGTAAGAAGCGTTAGGAGTTACTTAAGCAATCAGCTCAACTCGAATTGGCAGATAACTCAAAACAAAGGCAAAGTGATGCTTGGCATCAGATGGGCAGATGGGGATAGGACCTACAAATATCTTCCTTTCAGGTGGGAAAGAACTAACCATGGAAAGATCCAGAGTTTTATTGAAGAAGTCCATGACCTCGTCATCAATAAAAAGGTTGGACTAAATGAAGCATTAGAGCGAGTAAAAAAGACCCAATCTGAATCGCTTAAAGCAGCAAAAAGTGGAAATAAAAACCGTATAGATGTTCGTTCTCCTTTTGTGCCTCCCTTACTCTTTTGATAGGTCGTTTTAAGCTTTCCATCTTGGACAACAAGATAACGTAATTCTTCTGGCCGTAGATAAACACTCAAGATTTGGATTGCAAATCTCCATTTCTGATAACGCTTAAAGATTTGCTGGATTCTTGGCAAGGCTCTCGCTATTACTAGGTTTTGGATTTTTTCTATGCAGTTTTCTACGCATCAAATATTTAGTAACTTGAATAGCTAAATTTTTGACCACCTATGCTGGCTTCATACATAAGCCCCCCTTTTGAAAAAGTAAGAACTGCGACTCCATCGCTGTAGTCTGCAGAAGCATTAACTCCTTCAGATATTAATGCTGCACTTGCTGAGGCACCAAACTCAAAATTACCTTGAGTAAATCTATCTAGAGATTTTTTATCTTTAAAAAAGATAATTTGGCTAAATGCTTGTCCTCCTAATTGAAATCCTATAGAAACTTGAGTTAGGGTAGTCGAGCCAATAACATTTCCATTTTCAAAAACCTCCCCTTTCCCTCTAGCACCACCAATACCAATACCGCCTTTCCCTACATTTGGGAAAACTGCATAACCTCTAGCTTTCTTAAAATAAGGTTTCAAGAAAGGCATTTTTTTGAAATCATTTAATGCATCGATTGTTTTTTCATTTGCTTTATTTTTATTCTTGCTTTTATTACCAAGAGGTTTCCACCCTGATATTAATAAATTATTTGAATATTCATTTGAAATTATTGGATTAAATTGGGATGCTTTAACTTCAATGAAATTCTGTGGTACAAAAAATAATGATATTAAAAATAATTGTTTGAAATTTTTAAAATACATATTAGTTTTTAAATACTTTATTTATTATAAACATTTTTATTATATCCCTGAAATTTGTAGCTTTATTTTACCCATTTCTTTGGAAGAACTAAGTCGAAGGTTCGACCCCCTTCTCCTTACTATCTTTGAACAGTCTCAATATACGTCGGTTAGAACAACAGCTGAAGGGTTATAAACGCACCAAGAGAACTGAGGAAGAATTATTTATGAAGTCCATCTCCTAGCAGAATGAAAAGTTGAAATAGATCAGCTACTTAGAGTATCTTTTATGCAATTGCAAATACGTAGTAAATGCCAACAGTAGAAGCAGCAAATTCAGCGGTTGGTACATTTAGCTTGATTTTATTCATAGGCTCAAGTATTTACTTGATTTGGATGTTTCAGAAGTTTTTCAAGAACTAGCAGTATTACGATGTTTTCATTAAAAACCGAGGTTTAATTGTTGTCTTAGCTTCTCCCACTTTGAGGTTTGTTGTGTGGGAACTAATTATGGGAAGTCTGAAAAATTGACCATTTGGGATTCAGCAATAATAGTGGAAATAAAGAATTCATTTTTTTAAATGACTCGAAAAGAATTTATGGACCAGTTCTTTGATTTGTGCAAGGAAGCGCAGGAATCAATCCCACCGCAGGTAATTGCAGAAATTATCAGAGATTATGCAGAGAGATTAGATGACTGAAATTTTTTCACCTAAAGATCCTTATGAAGTCCAAGCGGCTTGGGAGACTGTAATGACTGCAGTTGAAGAAATTAGAGCAGAACAAAAATGGCCTGATGAATATATTGCAAAAACGCTTAAGGGAATTGCTGAAAGTCTTGAAGAAAAGCCTTGCTGCGAAAATCAATAAAAAAGCCGCCCATTTAGAGCGACGCTTTTTTTGCTCCTTAGACCGGCTGTCAACTAAAACTATTTTAGAAAATAAATGAACCCTGCTCAATTATCTTTTGTTAAAGAGATTGCAATGACCTTGAAAGTCATACCAAATTCTGCGGTTTCAGGATTTAATTCGACCCTTTCCATATATGCATAATGCCAAAAAAACTTACTTTGGAATTACTAAGTCGAGGTCGAAGATGCCATTCCTATACCCCTGATTGGAATCTTGCGTAATTGAATTCGCACTCCTTGATGGAGTGTCTTTATTGAGTTTTCAACTTAGGTTCATACACAGCCCCATTGCATACCCCAACAGCAAGTGACTCCTTAGCCTCTTGCCCCCATCCCTTTAGATCCGACTTTTCATTGATCCATCTAACGGTACTATCAAAACAGCGGTTCCAAGATGCAGCTTGCCTAGACACAGGAACTAATGCGATTGCGGTACAAGAAACTCCAAGTGCAATTACTCCGAAAAAAGCCTTCTGCAATGATTCACTCATTTTTTTGTAAATGTACTAAATGTATTTAAGCTTGATTAATACTTGAAAAGAAGATTTAGTACAATAGTCAGAAGCGCAAGTCATAAGATTTGGTGTCTATCTCAACACTTCACTGATTTCTGGTAGCTAATTCAAAGCTATAAAATAATAGGTATCTACTCAATAGTTACCTATTAATCAATCGCTCTACTGAGGCATGGTTGCATACGCTAGATCGAGAACAAGATCATGGCTTTCAATGCTATGGCCTGTGACGGTTCAACCCATCGAGAATGAGACAGTTGAGTTATCCAAGTCCAATGAGCTTATTGAGAAACACGAGGAGCAAAGAAAGAGCTTTTTAGAAGCAAGTAAGAATGGAGGGATGTGGTTTTCTTAAGGTTCACACTAAATTGACAAAAGTAGAACTTTATAGTTCTACTAGCACAGACTTAAGAAGCCTTATTGA is a window of Prochlorococcus marinus subsp. marinus str. CCMP1375 DNA encoding:
- a CDS encoding YSC84-related protein, encoding MYFKNFKQLFLISLFFVPQNFIEVKASQFNPIISNEYSNNLLISGWKPLGNKSKNKNKANEKTIDALNDFKKMPFLKPYFKKARGYAVFPNVGKGGIGIGGARGKGEVFENGNVIGSTTLTQVSIGFQLGGQAFSQIIFFKDKKSLDRFTQGNFEFGASASAALISEGVNASADYSDGVAVLTFSKGGLMYEASIGGQKFSYSSY